GGGGCCCGAGTGCTGTGCCCTGCGGGGCCTCACACGTGTCCTGtcacccgccctcccctgcctcacagCCTTCGTCTGGAGGCTTTTCGGCCCTCTTTCCACAgcagaggaagctgaggctctcTCTCGAAGGTGAAGGGATTTCTCCACGGGGAGGACACCCCCTGGGTTGAGTCCACGTGGATCTGCTCACATCATGAGCCTCCACCACACCTCCCCGCCCCTTGGAATAACACTTCTGTCCTGTGCTTCCTCGCTCCGCCGCCCTGCTCCAGCAGTGTTCCTGATGTAGGCTTTCTGACTTCCAGTTTACTGCTCACAGGCTCGCTCAGGGTGACAGCAACACTTGCTGGTTCTCGGCTGTGTCAGATGGTCACGCTGGCTGCACAGGTGGCTTTCCAGATAAGATGAGTTGTCCCGATAGAGGTGGCCTCCATGACTCCTGACACCCAGAGTCTGCACCAGCCATCCGTCCATTAGTTGATACCCTTGTTCATCGAGACTGTGGTCTGAATAGGCTTGACCTTTGCTGTGATTTCAGGAAATAGATCATCTTCAATCATCAATTTctttaaagcagcaaaatacaacCTCTATAATTTATTTGTCAGAAAAGGAGTAAGGAACCATTCTGAGTAGTATATTCCAGCCCATTCCTAGTAGCTGATTTCTGCTGGCACTTTCCCTCtgattagtttctttttcttaatgtttatttattttgagagagagagagagcgcgagcgagcacgcgcggtggaggggcagagagagagggagggggagagagaatcccaagcaggttctgtgctgtcagcccagagcctgacacagggctcaatctcaccaagtgtgagatcatgacctgagccgaaatcgagagtcagaggtGCCCCTCCCTCTGATTAGTTCTAAGTGGGTCTCCCCAGTACCAGGAAGTCAGGCTTTCAGGGAGCACCTTGGTTCAGGTTCCAGTGACTTCTGccttattaaaaatctttaattctgTGACACCTTCTTTAAAGGAGGGATGTGCATCTGGGAAATGGGTAGAATTTAGTTCTTCTCTGCTTTTCACATAGAAAGCAAGTGAAGATATAAACCAAGGTCAGCTTTTAACCTTTCTTTAAACTTTGTCCACCAGATTGCTTGGTCTAATCAGGAGAAccttaaaaaggttttttaaaatacatttttttattcagtaaacaactgaaattcaaaacttatataaatgtataatttggcaaataaaattccattgcCATCCAGTCTCTAAGGGGCAATCCCCGTTGACAGTGAACATATATTACTACAACATTTTCTGTATGTAATAGGTAcctatttatacacacataaataagatcatattatGCTGctttataaatctattttttaacctAGTAACATGTTGTAGACACTCTCCCTTGTCCATGCAAAACTTATCCTTGTTAATGGCTGCCTGGCATCCACTTTACAAGTGAAATCCGATTTATTAAACCAACCTCCTtgaatagaacattttttttttttaatttttttttttcaacgtttatttatttttgggacagagagagacagagcatgaacgggggaggggcagagagagagggagacacagaatcggaaacaggctccaggctctgagccatcagcccagagcccgacgcggggctcgaactcacggaccgcgagatcgtgacctggctgaagtcggacgcttaaccgactgcgccacccaggcgcccccgaataGAACATTTTGAGCCAGGTCTAAGGATTGGCCTAGCTACTAACTTTCTCTGGACTTATTCTGAGTGATCTTAGCATGAGGTACAGAGGCGGGTTACTCattaattcaactttttaaactAAGGTGACAAGCagtttgcctttaaatttttagAACTGTTAATTTTCCCTCCTAATTATAGATAGATAGGAAAAGGAACTCTTTGTTCTAAAAACCTAGTTAAATGCCTGGTTGGTTTGATTAGAAGGaggttttaatattaaaatctttattatttttttaagtttatttatttattttttttagttaatctctacacccaaggtgaggctcaaactcacaacccccagatcaagatcTCTTGAGGTGACTCTGGAGGTCAGCCTGCTTCCCTGACCtcgccagccagacaccccaggagGAGGTTTTTATGGTCAAAGGAAAATACAGACTAGTCGACCAGTTTCCAGCTGTATCAGCGTCTCAGAAACTTGggcttgttatttttgtttgtttgcttttcagttttgctaTTTCTTGGGCCAGAGTACCTATAAGACTCAAAATGAAGGTCCCTAAGGGTATTGAAAGGGCTGGCAGTATCCCAGGAAACTAATCTGTCAGTAACCTTGACCAACATGTTTAACATGAGTGTGCGTGAAATATACATGTTGCGATGCAGGTTTATCACTAGCTCTAAATATGGTTCTCCAAATCTTATGGTAATCATATTCCAACTGTTTGTATTTGGGGTCAGAGAAATCTGAAAACATAGATAAATGATCGTCACAAGGTGAAGTGGGAAAAACAGTTTtttgtatgtttgctttttttaatggaagtatagTGGACGTACAATGTTACACAGTGAGATTCCACAGGTCtttatgttatgctgtgctcaccacaaatgcagttaccctctgtcaccatacaacactattgcattgactacattccctgtgctgtacccaTGACTTGTCCCATAACTacagcctgtatctccctctccccttcacccattttacccatctccttacccccacccctctggaaaccatcaatttcttctctgcatttatgggcttgtttctgctttttgtttgttggtttgttttgtgttttaaattttacatgtagGTTAATTCATACGGTATTTgaatttctctgtcttatttcatttagcatcacactctcaaggtccatctgtgttgtcccaaatggcaagatctcatccttttttatgactaatactccattgtgtgtgtgtgtgtgtgtgtgtgtgtgtgtgtgtgtgtgtgtattccaaaCATTTTCAATCGGTGTGTTTTCATTCTTGTCtctatggatatttttatttctttttgatttcctcaTTGAGGTCTGTCACCTCCCTGATTAGGTTCACGCCCAGGTATTTTAGTCTTTATAGAGCAATTGCAAatggaatgttttcttaatttctatttgtgCTACTTTATcatagtgtatagaaatgcaacagatttctacatATTCTATATTCAGCAATGACGGGATTCATTTAATATTGCTAAATTTCTGGTGGTGTCTTTAGGAAAAAGTTTTGAATAAGACAAAACTGCACTTAAGTCCCATCCTTTCCATTTCCTAGCTACATGGGCATGTTGCTGACTCATGTAAAAAATTAGAAGGATTGGTAACCACGTAAGTATGTATTATCGTAACTGGCACATGAAGTCTTGCCTAAATTAGAGTTCTCTTTCCTACTTGTgtgttaccttttatttttatttatttattttaatttttttttcttacatttatttttgagacagagagagacagagcatgaacgggggagggtcagagagagggagacacagaatctgaaacaggctccaggctctgagctgtcagcacagagcttgacgcgggctcgaactcacggacccgcgagatcatgacctgagcccaagtcagcaggccgcttatctgactgagccacccaggcgccccgcgtgtTACCTTTTAGATATGCAAATTTGTCAAACCATTTCGGCAGCAGCATTTCTCAGGAAATCTTACCCTTcttgttgctataaatatttgtcattcacttattcaactcAACAAAGATTTAGTGACCAATCCCTCTGTGTCCAGAATTCTGCTGGGGGacacaaagatgaagaaaatacatAACTCCTGCCCTCTGAGGGCTGACCTGGAATTTgacctctgttttcttcctgagAGAGGgggcaaatgtggcaaaatgttaataattagtGAATTAAGGAGAAGGTACATATTAATTGTACTTGCTTTTCAACTTTGCTGTGAATTTAACATGTTTTAAAGCCCAGAGTTGGCGAGAAAATCGATCTCTGTTACTCGGCAGTTGTAACCCGTGAGAACCATTATTACCTCCCAGTGTCTCACCTTGATGTTTATCAGATTATGTCTAGTCACCTAGCCGAGGCCTTTCGGAGAGAAACACTAGTGGAAAATGCTGGGGAtgggagaaggcagggagaaaTGTCTGGAAAAGTTAACAGGTGTGGTTACCTAGAGCCACACAGCAGAGGCCTTAGAGCACCTGGACACCCAAAGATTGAGGGGCCAAACAGGAAGTGGAGGGGGGAAACCAAGGGATGGGCTCTGAGCTTAAGTCCTGCCCTGTTGGTTACCCAATGTCCAGCCGTCTCTGGCCGGTCCTCTCAGGGAGGGTGAGGGGGCATTTTTCACATTCCGTGCTCTCCACTGCCAACCAGTGATGACTGATTTGAGCATAGAGATTAAATATGTgggcttttggggcgcctgggtggctcagtcggttgagcgtccgacttcagctcaggtcacgatctcacggttcatgagttcgagcccccgtgtcaggctctgggctgatggctcagagcctggagcctgcttccgattctgtgtctccctctctctctgcccctcccccattcatgctctgtctctctctgtctcaaaaataaacattaaaaattaaaaaaaaaaatatgtgggctttggagccagcTTGTGTGACTCTCAACCTTGCAGAATGAACTTGGACAAGCTAGTTAGTCCTGTTGACAATGAGGTTTTGCTCCATTCTCGATAGAATTGCAGTAGGTTGTGTGTGAGACATGAATGAGGCAATTTGTGCAGGTGGTTGCACGGGGCTTGTGCATGGCACCCGCTTACTACACGTATGATGGCATATATGTATGACCTCAGTCAACGGTGCTAGTACACGCTTGTGCAGAAACTTCTGCTTGACGCCTCTTTGACTCACCCACCGCCCACATCTAGTTCGCCAGCATGTTTCTTctccccgttcatgccctgtgaGGCTATGCctcatctcttctttttattttattttattttttaatgtttgtttatttttgagagagagagagagacagagcatgagcagggttggggcagagagagagagggagacacacaatccaaagcaggctccaggctccgagctgtcagcacacagcccaacatgggacttgaactcacagaccgtgaaatcatgacctgagctgaagtcggacgcttaaccgactgagccacccaggtgccccttgacctCTCTTATCTGTCCCCTGCAGCAGCCACCTGCCTGCTCTTCCTGCATCTGGGCTTATCCCCTCTCCCCCAGAATGTTCTCCACAGCAGACGTTCTCAAGCTTAGCGGAGAATGTCCCCTCCTGCCTGAGCCCTCCTGTGGTTCCCATCAGCCATGAGTGAACCCCACTCCTGACCCTCACATTGTGGCCCGTGTCCTgccagccctccagccccacctctgtctctccccactgcATTCTGACATGCTggccttccttctgtccctcagACACACCAGCACTCACCATCCCCTCACAGTTTTTTCACATGCTCCCTCTGCCTGACCTGCTCTTCCCTCAAGTCTCCACACGTTGCATGCCTGTCATTCAGGTCTCCATTCAAAGTCATCTCCTCAAACccctttgcactgctggtgggaatgcaaagtggtgcagctgctctggaaaacagtatggaggttcctcaaaaaaatgaagaataggactaccctacgacccagcaatggcactactaggtatttatccaaaggataacaGCAGTGCTGATTCTATTGGGCCCATGCACCCCACTGtaagtagccaaagtatggaaagagtccaaatgtccatcgactggtgaatggataaagaagaagtggaatatatatatatatatatatatatatacacacacacacacacacacacacacacacacacactggaatattactcagctatcaaaaagaatgaaatcttgccatttgcaacaatgtagatgcaAGGAGAGTGTATTCTGcgaagcgaaattagagaaaaacaaatatcatatgacttcactcgtgtatggaatttaagacacgaaacagatgaacataagggaagggatgcaaaaagaatataaacacataagagactcttaaatacagagaaccaactgagggttgctagaggggttgtgggtgggaggatgggctaaatgggcgatgggcattattAAGGAAgacgcttgttgggatgagcactgggtgttatacgtaggggatgaatcgctggattctactgctgaaatcaaatcgttattgcactacatgctaactaacttggatgtaaatttaagaaaaaaaataactaaaaaaaaaaaagtcatctcctCTGCGAGATCTTCTCTGACCATTCTCTCTACAGCCACCTTTACCCCACTGGTCACTAGTGCCCTGTTTTATTGTCTTTAAAGCACTTGTCATTATCCAGaatgatttcatttgtttatttcatcctTGTGTGCCTCCCGTTTAGAATGGAGTCACCAGGGAGGTTTACTGTTCATCCAGTAAACAGTCACCTTGGATCTTGTtcacggggtgtgtgtgtgtgtgtgtgtatgtgtgtgtgtgtgtgtatatatgtatatatatgtatgtgtgtgtgtacacacacacacacacacacacacacacaatagcaCAGACTGAggggcttaagcaacagaaatttattttctcacagttccagaggatGGACAGTCCTAGATCCCGGGTCTAAGCACAGGTCAGTTCAGTTTCTGGTGAAatctctcttcctgcttcttgcTGCAACCTCACATagcattttctctcatttcccccTTGCATTCCCGTGGAGaagtaatgagagagagagagagagagagagagcgcgctctctggtgtctcttcttatgaAGACAGTAATCTTATTGGATCAGGGccctacccttatgacctcatttaacctggattacctcctcttttttttttttttaatttttttaaatgtttatcttagagagacagagacagagtatgagtggggaaggggccgagagagacacagaacctgaagcaggttccaggctccgagctgtcagcacagagcccgatgcggggctcaaactcacaaactgtgagatcatgacctgagccgaagtcagacgcttaaccgactgagccactcaggtgcccctaaccttgATTACCTCCTTAGCGGCTgcatcttcaaatacagtcacactggagGTTGGGATTCCGACATGGGAGTTTCGTGATACGGGGTACAATTACTCAGTCTATAATGTTCACCACTGTAGTGCCAGCACCAGAACCTAGAAGATAGCCTGGCATGTgctaggcactcaataaatagttgctgaATAAATCAATGAGTCGTGAAAGTCCGCTTTCCTCTAAGTTCATACAGACGCTGCCCCACGTCTGGCATTCCATCCTGCAGGTCAGGGTGTGTCCCTGTACATCCCCCAGTCGGCCATCAATGCCACAGTGGAGGAAGACATCTTGCTTTCGGTTGACTACTCCTGTCATGGCATCCCCACCATTGAATGGAAGTACACCTCCAACTGGGGCGCACAGAAGATCGTGGAGTGGAAGCCGGGCACTCAGGCCAACATCTCCCAGAGCCACAAggacaggctctgcactttcgACAACGGCTCCATCCAGCTCTTCGGCGTGGGCGTGAGGGACTCGGGCTACTACATCATCACGGTGACGGAGCGCTTGGGGAGCAGCCAGTTTGGCACCATCGTGCTGCACGTGTCGGGTAAGGCAGCCCCCCCGGGGCCTGGCACCTCTCTGAACTGCCCACGTGTGGGGCAGCGACTTCGTGGTATTAAAAGAGCCATTATCTTCCCCTTGCCCTGCCCGCCCCGTAGAGATCCTCTATGAAGACCTCCATTTTGTGGCTGTCTTCCTTGCTTTGCTCGCTGCCGTGGCCGCGCTGTTAATCAGCCTCATGTGGGTTTGTAATAAGTGTGCGTATAAAttccagaggaagagaagacacaaacTCAAAGGTAATTCTCTGGGCCCTGTGGTGATCC
This genomic stretch from Lynx canadensis isolate LIC74 chromosome D1, mLynCan4.pri.v2, whole genome shotgun sequence harbors:
- the VSTM5 gene encoding V-set and transmembrane domain-containing protein 5; translated protein: MRPLPSESRKNRGISLGLLALCLTAACCLQSQGVSLYIPQSAINATVEEDILLSVDYSCHGIPTIEWKYTSNWGAQKIVEWKPGTQANISQSHKDRLCTFDNGSIQLFGVGVRDSGYYIITVTERLGSSQFGTIVLHVSEILYEDLHFVAVFLALLAAVAALLISLMWVCNKCAYKFQRKRRHKLKESTTEEIELQDVEC